One genomic window of Actinoplanes lobatus includes the following:
- a CDS encoding aldehyde dehydrogenase family protein, whose protein sequence is MTPVHRDELWIGGAWVPPESSERIGVENPYTEEVFGHVPAGTAEDVNLAVSAARAALPGWADLPAAERGAALGRLHRALAARADEIARTVGLELGTPLKIAKAVQAGLPLTVLAGYAELAAQPWVQETVGNSLVVHEPVGVIGAITPWNYPLHQVIAKVGAALAAGNTVVLKPSEMTPLVAFLLADAAAEADLPPSVFNLVSGTGPVVGAAIARHPDIDMVSFTGSTATGRAISHAAADRVARVSLELGGKSANVILEDADLVKAVKVGVGNAFLNSGQTCTAWTRMLVHRSHYDEAVELAAKTAAGYTLGDPFDAATRLGPLASAGQRDRVRGFIERASARLVAGGLDAPVPATGHFVAPTVFADVDPDSELAQEEIFGPVLSIIGFDSDDEAVAIANNSRYGLAGAVWGSDERALAVARRLRTGAVDVNGGAFNPFAPFGGYKQSGIGRELGAYGLAEFQQVKAIQR, encoded by the coding sequence ATGACGCCGGTCCACCGTGACGAGCTCTGGATCGGGGGCGCGTGGGTGCCCCCGGAATCCAGCGAACGGATCGGAGTGGAGAACCCGTACACCGAGGAGGTGTTCGGGCACGTGCCGGCCGGCACGGCCGAGGACGTCAACCTCGCCGTCTCGGCGGCCCGGGCCGCCCTGCCCGGCTGGGCGGACCTGCCGGCAGCCGAGCGCGGCGCGGCCCTCGGGCGCCTGCACCGGGCGCTCGCGGCCCGCGCCGACGAGATCGCCCGGACCGTCGGCCTGGAACTGGGCACACCGCTCAAGATCGCCAAGGCGGTCCAGGCGGGCCTGCCGCTCACCGTCCTCGCCGGGTACGCCGAACTCGCCGCCCAGCCGTGGGTGCAGGAGACCGTCGGCAACTCCCTGGTGGTGCACGAGCCGGTCGGCGTGATCGGCGCCATCACCCCGTGGAACTACCCGCTGCACCAGGTCATCGCCAAGGTCGGCGCGGCCCTGGCGGCCGGGAACACGGTGGTGCTCAAGCCCAGCGAGATGACCCCGCTCGTGGCTTTCCTGCTCGCCGACGCGGCCGCCGAGGCGGACCTGCCGCCCAGCGTGTTCAACCTGGTCAGCGGCACCGGCCCGGTGGTCGGCGCGGCCATCGCCAGGCACCCGGACATCGACATGGTGTCGTTCACCGGCTCCACGGCGACCGGCCGGGCGATCAGCCACGCCGCCGCCGACCGTGTCGCCCGGGTCTCACTGGAGCTGGGCGGCAAGTCCGCCAACGTCATCCTGGAGGACGCCGACCTGGTGAAGGCGGTCAAGGTCGGCGTCGGCAACGCCTTCCTCAACTCCGGCCAGACCTGTACGGCGTGGACCCGCATGCTGGTCCACCGGTCCCACTACGACGAGGCCGTCGAACTCGCCGCCAAGACGGCCGCCGGCTACACCCTCGGCGACCCGTTCGACGCGGCCACCCGGCTCGGCCCGCTCGCCTCGGCCGGCCAGCGGGACCGGGTCCGCGGGTTCATCGAACGGGCCTCCGCCCGCCTCGTCGCCGGTGGACTGGACGCGCCGGTGCCCGCCACCGGCCACTTCGTCGCGCCGACCGTCTTCGCCGACGTCGACCCGGACAGCGAACTGGCCCAGGAGGAGATCTTCGGCCCGGTCCTGTCGATCATCGGCTTCGATTCCGACGACGAGGCCGTCGCGATCGCCAACAATTCGAGGTACGGCCTGGCCGGCGCCGTCTGGGGCAGCGACGAGCGGGCCCTGGCCGTGGCGCGACGGCTGCGGACCGGCGCGGTCGACGTCAACGGCGGGGCGTTCAACCCGTTCGCCCCGTTCGGCGGTTACAAGCAGTCCGGTATCGGTCGTGAGCTGGGCGCGTACGGCCTGGCCGAATTCCAGCAGGTGAAGGCGATCCAACGATGA